Proteins co-encoded in one Desulfotignum phosphitoxidans DSM 13687 genomic window:
- a CDS encoding TetR/AcrR family transcriptional regulator — translation MMEKKKLSRREMDKLRHRRQMLAAALDLFSLKGYHNVSMHEIAGKAEFAIGTLYKFFKNKEDLYKALIMEKADEYHRALSDVLSKENDTLAVIGDYIAAKAQIFANSVAALRLYFAETRGASFNIKAGLDQDIRKLYDEMVEQLVSTMKRGIDRKVLKEGDPYYMAVALEGLTNSFLFCWLEDPKHHSYEENVQMIKEMFLNGCLAK, via the coding sequence ATGATGGAAAAGAAAAAGCTTTCAAGACGAGAAATGGATAAATTACGGCATCGTCGCCAGATGCTTGCTGCCGCACTCGATCTTTTTTCACTGAAGGGATACCACAACGTTTCAATGCACGAGATTGCCGGGAAGGCCGAGTTTGCAATTGGTACGCTCTACAAATTCTTTAAGAATAAAGAAGACCTCTATAAAGCCTTGATAATGGAAAAGGCAGATGAATACCATCGGGCTCTAAGTGACGTTCTTTCTAAGGAGAATGATACATTGGCCGTCATTGGAGATTACATAGCCGCTAAAGCCCAGATTTTTGCCAATAGCGTTGCCGCTTTGCGCCTTTATTTTGCTGAAACAAGAGGTGCAAGCTTCAACATTAAGGCAGGGCTCGATCAGGACATTCGCAAGCTATATGACGAAATGGTCGAACAGCTGGTTTCCACAATGAAAAGGGGCATCGATCGGAAGGTGTTAAAAGAAGGCGATCCTTATTACATGGCTGTGGCTTTGGAGGGGCTTACCAACTCTTTTCTTTTCTGCTGGTTGGAAGATCCAAAGCACCATTCGTACGAGGAGAATGTTCAGATGATCAAGGAGATGTTTCTAAACGGGTGCTTGGCCAAATGA
- a CDS encoding gamma-glutamylcyclotransferase family protein, giving the protein MATQARFSEQLASYAEPTLQSVTAGDWGRVYGELLTFDDPESRLPAIDRLEGFRLGDRSLYRRVLLPVIIIDMIQPAWLYIGFILDNMTSRYIM; this is encoded by the coding sequence GTGGCCACACAGGCGCGGTTTTCCGAACAGTTGGCCTCATACGCCGAACCGACCCTGCAAAGCGTCACAGCGGGCGACTGGGGCCGCGTGTACGGGGAGCTTCTCACCTTCGACGATCCCGAGTCCCGCCTGCCCGCCATCGACCGCCTGGAGGGGTTCCGCTTGGGTGACAGAAGTCTCTACAGACGAGTTCTCCTGCCGGTAATTATCATCGACATGATTCAACCCGCATGGCTTTATATCGGATTTATACTTGACAACATGACGTCGCGTTATATAATGTGA
- a CDS encoding CbiQ family ECF transporter T component, translating into MTEVHHIQMPLWYLPLLVLIPAAVTAVAVPWLRSRFKKQVVPGNVPDWSIPPLDDGRGLGTSLIHRWDVRCKIVTLLAYSFAVASLHHLTAAATAVLISLAVLLAAKVSFHKVVLRVRALGNFLGMIFVRSFERTERVFGNS; encoded by the coding sequence ATGACTGAGGTCCATCATATCCAGATGCCGCTGTGGTATCTGCCGCTGCTGGTATTGATCCCGGCAGCGGTGACTGCGGTTGCGGTGCCATGGCTGCGCAGCCGGTTCAAAAAACAGGTGGTCCCCGGCAATGTGCCGGACTGGTCCATTCCGCCGCTGGATGACGGCCGGGGACTGGGCACCTCTTTGATCCACCGCTGGGATGTGCGCTGCAAGATCGTGACCCTACTGGCCTACAGCTTTGCCGTTGCCTCGCTGCACCATCTGACTGCTGCCGCCACTGCGGTGCTGATTTCCCTGGCAGTGCTCCTGGCGGCAAAGGTATCGTTTCACAAGGTGGTGCTGCGGGTGCGGGCCCTGGGCAATTTTCTGGGCATGATCTTTGTCCGCAGTTTTGAACGCACCGAACGGGTGTTTGGAAACAGCTGA
- a CDS encoding DUF4198 domain-containing protein: MRTKTIAAFFMILAAFMILAVNPALAHFGAIIPSDDIVTQDDDKTLGVQVKFIHPMEMHYMEMVKPKQFGVLHDGKKTDLLGTLAAAKGKSPDQDQSFTFWTTDYQIRRPGDYTFYVEPDPYWEPAEDLFIVHYTKVCVNAFGLEQGWDQHAGLETEIIPFTRPYGLWTGNLFTGQVLLKGKPVPFAEVEIEYLNETPGNINIVHPPADPYVTQVVKADVNGVFSYAMPKAGWWGFSALNQADWTLTHEGQEKGVEIGAVYWVRTRDMK; this comes from the coding sequence ATGCGTACAAAAACTATAGCAGCTTTTTTTATGATTTTGGCGGCATTCATGATTCTGGCAGTGAATCCGGCACTGGCCCATTTCGGTGCCATTATCCCGTCAGATGATATAGTTACCCAGGATGATGACAAAACCCTGGGTGTTCAGGTCAAATTTATCCATCCCATGGAAATGCATTATATGGAGATGGTCAAACCCAAACAGTTCGGTGTACTCCACGATGGCAAAAAGACCGATTTGCTCGGCACACTTGCGGCCGCAAAAGGAAAAAGCCCGGACCAGGATCAATCGTTTACCTTTTGGACCACGGACTATCAGATCCGCAGGCCGGGTGACTACACCTTTTATGTTGAACCCGACCCTTACTGGGAGCCGGCTGAGGATCTTTTCATCGTTCACTACACAAAAGTGTGTGTGAACGCGTTCGGCCTGGAACAGGGATGGGATCAGCATGCGGGACTGGAGACCGAGATCATCCCCTTTACGCGTCCTTACGGGCTCTGGACCGGCAATCTGTTCACCGGCCAGGTGCTGCTCAAAGGCAAACCAGTGCCCTTTGCCGAAGTGGAGATCGAATATCTGAATGAAACCCCGGGAAATATCAATATCGTGCATCCTCCGGCAGATCCCTATGTCACCCAGGTGGTCAAGGCCGATGTAAACGGTGTGTTCAGCTATGCCATGCCCAAAGCCGGCTGGTGGGGTTTTTCAGCACTGAACCAAGCCGATTGGACACTCACCCATGAGGGACAGGAAAAAGGCGTGGAGATCGGCGCTGTTTATTGGGTCCGGACACGGGATATGAAATAG
- a CDS encoding TolC family protein, whose protein sequence is MNKTMRIIGRRPLFIVCFVLLAILGYVSVSPAASQKLMRQFEQEGQLQLSLSDCLRIALKQNHDIRLTQEALAQADAKITQAKAAMFPFLGAEGSYTRLDEEVGVALGPQSLTFIDRDIYKGGIVVRQPIFMGGRLNAARKASQYSRDAQAQENRAIEKEITFQVTRAYRTAQVAKAFRKVAVEAVDLLEMHEHDVAILVNKGANPDIDLLRTRTELANARKEMNGANNAVDLAYSALKHLLSISLEESVSLTEALVRSPRPERNLSALTESALSQRPELSAMDFQIAAAEQVLKAAKGEYLPTIALEGRYEYMEGDFRDLEGGDHWTIGVGAQLPLWNWGETAAKVREARSQLVQVRIQQDKTTDRIRLEVRQAFLDIGKAEKNIEAAESTLKTAKEAYRQARARYRAGEGTNTDVLDVRTALSRAEANHTQALFDYNVALAALNRAVGVVVEQADIKEKEFAE, encoded by the coding sequence ATGAATAAGACAATGCGAATTATAGGCAGAAGACCTCTTTTTATCGTGTGTTTCGTCCTCTTGGCGATTTTAGGCTACGTTTCTGTGAGTCCTGCTGCTTCTCAAAAATTGATGCGGCAATTTGAACAAGAAGGACAGCTGCAATTATCGCTCAGTGATTGTTTGAGAATAGCGTTGAAACAGAATCATGATATCCGTCTTACACAGGAAGCTCTAGCTCAAGCCGATGCAAAGATAACTCAAGCCAAAGCTGCCATGTTTCCTTTTTTGGGTGCAGAGGGTTCCTACACGCGTCTTGACGAGGAAGTGGGCGTTGCCCTGGGACCGCAGTCATTGACTTTTATAGATCGAGATATTTACAAGGGAGGGATCGTGGTCCGACAACCAATTTTCATGGGAGGGCGATTAAATGCGGCGCGCAAGGCATCCCAGTATTCACGAGACGCCCAGGCTCAAGAGAACAGGGCCATTGAAAAGGAAATCACTTTCCAGGTTACGCGCGCTTATCGGACCGCTCAGGTTGCCAAGGCATTCCGCAAGGTTGCCGTGGAAGCCGTCGATCTTCTCGAGATGCATGAACATGACGTGGCGATTCTGGTAAATAAAGGGGCGAATCCAGACATCGACCTGCTTCGTACCCGAACGGAACTTGCCAATGCCCGCAAGGAGATGAATGGTGCCAATAACGCTGTCGATTTGGCATACTCCGCACTTAAGCATTTGCTCAGCATTTCCCTTGAAGAATCGGTCAGTTTGACGGAAGCCTTGGTGCGGTCACCCAGGCCGGAAAGGAATCTTTCGGCTCTCACTGAGTCGGCCCTTTCGCAACGTCCTGAACTTTCTGCAATGGATTTCCAAATTGCAGCGGCGGAACAGGTACTTAAGGCGGCCAAAGGAGAATACCTGCCGACCATTGCCCTGGAAGGGCGCTACGAATACATGGAAGGCGATTTCCGGGACCTGGAAGGCGGTGACCACTGGACGATCGGAGTAGGGGCACAGCTTCCCCTCTGGAATTGGGGGGAGACCGCGGCCAAGGTCCGAGAGGCGAGATCGCAACTGGTTCAGGTGAGAATTCAGCAGGACAAAACGACAGATCGCATTCGACTTGAGGTCCGCCAGGCTTTCCTGGACATCGGGAAAGCGGAAAAAAATATCGAGGCTGCTGAGAGCACACTGAAAACAGCCAAAGAGGCTTACCGCCAGGCAAGGGCCAGATACCGGGCAGGAGAAGGCACAAATACAGATGTATTAGACGTCCGTACGGCCTTAAGTCGAGCTGAAGCGAATCACACCCAGGCTCTTTTTGACTACAACGTTGCATTGGCTGCCCTTAATAGAGCAGTGGGTGTAGTGGTAGAACAGGCTGATATCAAGGAAAAGGAGTTTGCCGAATGA
- a CDS encoding SEC-C metal-binding domain-containing protein gives MTKIGRNQPCPCGSGEKYKKCCLNKPKSDSLPEKKRDELDVLKGLEGENDLIDRLNELKKERENYA, from the coding sequence ATGACCAAAATAGGCAGAAACCAACCATGCCCATGTGGAAGTGGGGAAAAATATAAAAAATGTTGTTTAAATAAACCAAAATCAGATTCACTACCAGAAAAAAAACGTGATGAACTTGATGTATTAAAGGGTCTTGAAGGAGAAAATGATTTGATTGACAGACTCAATGAATTGAAAAAAGAAAGAGAGAATTATGCATAA
- the cbiM gene encoding cobalt transporter CbiM: MHISDGVLPLAVTIGGYAASAGLAAWSARRIHSRDLPKVAVVTSAFFVASLVHVPFGPTSVHLLLPGLAGALLGPAAFVSIGLGLLLQSVLFQFGGITALGANAAMMGVPAVICGWFFQQVRGRTRMRQAVAGGLAGALGTFLAAVFLAGLLAAGGEDFFGVAKLALAAHVPVIVIEGVVSGFTIGFLARVKPGLLQSSFQDAAGPVHD; the protein is encoded by the coding sequence ATGCATATTTCCGACGGTGTTCTCCCTCTTGCCGTGACGATCGGCGGCTATGCAGCCAGCGCAGGGCTTGCGGCCTGGAGTGCCCGCCGCATTCACAGCCGGGACCTGCCCAAAGTGGCCGTGGTCACATCCGCCTTTTTTGTGGCCTCCCTGGTGCACGTTCCCTTTGGCCCCACCAGCGTCCACCTGCTGCTGCCAGGCCTGGCCGGTGCCCTGCTGGGCCCGGCCGCGTTTGTGTCCATCGGCCTGGGGCTGCTGCTGCAAAGTGTATTGTTTCAATTCGGCGGCATCACCGCGTTAGGGGCCAACGCAGCGATGATGGGGGTGCCGGCGGTGATCTGCGGCTGGTTTTTTCAGCAGGTCAGGGGCCGGACCCGGATGCGCCAAGCCGTGGCAGGCGGTTTGGCCGGGGCTCTGGGAACCTTTCTGGCTGCTGTTTTTCTGGCAGGGCTTCTGGCCGCCGGGGGAGAGGATTTTTTCGGGGTTGCCAAACTGGCCCTGGCCGCGCATGTGCCGGTGATCGTGATCGAGGGCGTGGTCAGCGGTTTTACCATCGGGTTCCTGGCCCGGGTCAAGCCTGGGCTGCTGCAGTCCTCTTTCCAGGATGCGGCCGGGCCGGTGCATGACTGA
- a CDS encoding ParB/RepB/Spo0J family partition protein, whose product MNPELPIPVSSIILDEDIYPRKGIDHKRVAIFAENIRDGIDFDPIEVEPCPDKPGFYRHLDGAHRWSAHKSTGMEEIKVIIKDLDGVDPLLYAATKAIGRNISHAPPWHPPGQDCKEIGTCQGGNP is encoded by the coding sequence ATGAATCCTGAACTCCCAATCCCTGTTTCTTCAATTATTCTTGATGAAGATATTTATCCACGAAAGGGTATTGATCACAAACGTGTGGCTATATTTGCCGAAAACATCAGGGATGGGATTGACTTTGATCCCATTGAGGTGGAGCCCTGCCCTGACAAACCCGGTTTCTACCGCCACCTGGACGGAGCACACAGATGGAGCGCCCACAAGTCAACCGGAATGGAAGAGATAAAAGTCATCATAAAGGATCTGGATGGAGTTGATCCCCTGCTGTATGCTGCAACAAAAGCGATCGGGCGAAATATTTCGCATGCACCGCCTTGGCATCCCCCAGGACAGGATTGCAAAGAGATTGGGACCTGCCAGGGAGGTAATCCGTGA
- a CDS encoding LbtU family siderophore porin, translated as MKKMMFVMCLAFICIYAAPVTARDASSENQEAAVKAGGVKSIEDRISHREEAVARRVLGDNWFERVNISGLIEIEAMHQSVDYSDPAVSDEDSSDVDLATVELVVDARIADHVDGHVMFKYEEDDLFVDEGFITLSGTDRMPAWLAAGRQYLPFGYFDSHFVTDPATLVLGETNEGAVVAGYTAADGVLQFSAGLFNGDIDEDNDDDMVDSFVASIAAQPFEPLMMGVSYTSNLLSSDSFSEFAVNPAIDDMVGGWSVFVTVSFLDRFKIIGEYVAAMDHFNAGEIYDAADTRQRKPSAWNLELGAAVLEDLELAVGYGGSDDGGDEFLPENQYGAVINWKIFDSTNLALEYLRAEFEDNGQETDTYTVQLAVEF; from the coding sequence ATGAAAAAAATGATGTTTGTCATGTGTCTGGCCTTTATCTGCATCTATGCAGCCCCGGTAACGGCCAGGGATGCATCATCTGAAAACCAGGAGGCGGCTGTCAAAGCCGGGGGAGTCAAAAGCATTGAAGACCGGATAAGCCATCGGGAAGAGGCGGTTGCCCGCAGGGTTTTAGGGGATAACTGGTTTGAGCGCGTGAACATATCCGGATTGATAGAAATTGAAGCCATGCATCAGTCAGTGGATTATTCTGATCCGGCTGTTTCTGATGAAGACTCCAGTGATGTAGACCTGGCAACGGTGGAGCTGGTGGTGGATGCCAGGATCGCCGATCATGTGGACGGGCACGTGATGTTCAAATATGAGGAAGATGATCTGTTTGTGGATGAAGGGTTCATCACCTTGTCCGGAACTGACAGGATGCCTGCCTGGCTTGCAGCAGGAAGGCAGTACCTTCCTTTTGGATATTTTGACAGCCATTTTGTCACTGATCCTGCCACCCTGGTGCTGGGGGAAACCAATGAAGGGGCCGTGGTGGCCGGATACACCGCAGCAGATGGGGTGCTGCAATTTTCTGCCGGACTTTTCAATGGTGATATCGATGAAGACAATGATGATGACATGGTTGACAGCTTTGTTGCATCCATAGCTGCACAGCCGTTTGAACCGCTCATGATGGGGGTTTCCTATACCTCCAATCTGCTGTCATCAGACAGTTTTTCCGAATTTGCTGTCAATCCTGCCATCGATGATATGGTGGGCGGCTGGAGTGTGTTTGTTACGGTGTCATTTCTGGACCGGTTTAAAATCATCGGCGAATATGTGGCGGCCATGGACCATTTTAATGCCGGGGAGATTTATGATGCCGCTGATACCAGGCAGAGGAAACCATCTGCCTGGAACCTGGAATTGGGCGCCGCTGTTCTGGAGGACCTGGAACTGGCTGTGGGATACGGGGGGTCTGATGACGGCGGTGATGAATTTTTGCCCGAAAACCAGTATGGGGCCGTAATAAACTGGAAAATTTTTGACAGCACCAATCTCGCACTGGAATACCTGCGGGCGGAATTTGAAGATAACGGCCAAGAAACAGATACGTACACTGTTCAGCTGGCCGTTGAATTTTAA
- a CDS encoding DNA methyltransferase, with amino-acid sequence MAEKHGWPDPMVWSLALEGRNDHDRFKELGWGLRTWDQWEWNDCDKRFGDDWPGRIPAQMIAHILRYFSKPDDLILDPMAGGGVTPDTCLAMGRRCWAFDMKDRPDTRPEIEPFTWDVSSAQSRLWPVSAKEKPDLILFDPPYFDKKAADYDEKSISGLSKKAYLEFLEAFFVLLKRNVKKTTRFAFINADWRDFQNTPAIEEKYKGGILIDDYLDILKKTGWYHTHIIQAPMSTQRFSPVVVSAMQKKNILGVTSRYVIILNQQ; translated from the coding sequence GTGGCTGAGAAGCACGGTTGGCCTGATCCCATGGTCTGGTCTCTGGCCCTGGAAGGCAGAAATGACCATGACAGGTTCAAGGAACTTGGCTGGGGACTCAGGACCTGGGACCAGTGGGAATGGAATGATTGTGATAAAAGATTCGGGGATGACTGGCCCGGACGTATCCCGGCCCAGATGATCGCCCATATCCTTCGCTATTTTTCAAAGCCGGATGACCTGATTCTTGATCCCATGGCCGGGGGCGGCGTGACTCCGGACACCTGCCTTGCCATGGGCCGAAGGTGCTGGGCTTTTGATATGAAGGACCGGCCGGACACGCGCCCTGAGATCGAACCTTTCACATGGGATGTTTCATCTGCGCAATCGCGTTTATGGCCTGTAAGCGCAAAGGAAAAACCGGATCTGATCCTCTTTGATCCGCCCTACTTTGACAAAAAAGCGGCTGACTATGATGAAAAAAGCATCTCCGGTTTGTCCAAAAAAGCCTACCTTGAATTTCTTGAGGCCTTTTTTGTTTTGCTGAAACGCAATGTGAAAAAGACGACACGATTTGCGTTTATCAATGCAGACTGGCGGGATTTTCAAAATACGCCGGCAATAGAGGAAAAATATAAAGGCGGCATCCTCATAGACGACTACCTTGATATCCTGAAAAAGACGGGATGGTATCATACCCATATTATCCAGGCCCCCATGTCGACCCAGCGCTTCAGCCCGGTCGTTGTTTCTGCCATGCAGAAAAAAAATATACTGGGCGTTACCAGCAGGTATGTGATCATCCTGAATCAACAGTGA
- a CDS encoding group I intron-associated PD-(D/E)XK endonuclease translates to MVFVEFMQQYGEKIKQKHADGQAADVYVRRKKMTRTFRHSASFGKGIEYWIIGNMLKEGLDVYVPMVDDDAIDVVVKKYDGSFVSIQIKDRSKKVVFGDAALFAAIPHEIRENYWFVFYSERMDMMWIMTSKEFIQASVQNQSGKNKGKRSIWFNGKNTKEQSEHCKPQFKKYIANNFDRLK, encoded by the coding sequence ATGGTATTTGTTGAATTTATGCAACAATATGGTGAAAAAATTAAACAAAAACATGCTGACGGACAAGCCGCAGATGTTTACGTTCGCAGGAAAAAAATGACACGCACCTTTAGACATTCAGCCAGTTTTGGAAAAGGAATAGAATATTGGATTATCGGAAACATGCTAAAAGAAGGATTAGATGTCTATGTTCCAATGGTTGATGACGATGCTATCGATGTTGTCGTTAAAAAATATGACGGTTCTTTTGTATCAATCCAAATAAAAGATAGGTCAAAGAAAGTTGTTTTCGGCGATGCCGCTTTATTTGCTGCTATCCCGCATGAAATCAGAGAAAATTATTGGTTTGTATTTTATTCCGAACGAATGGATATGATGTGGATCATGACGTCCAAGGAGTTTATCCAAGCGTCAGTTCAGAATCAATCTGGAAAAAACAAAGGAAAAAGAAGTATTTGGTTCAATGGTAAAAATACAAAAGAACAATCTGAACATTGTAAGCCTCAATTTAAAAAATACATAGCGAACAACTTTGACAGACTAAAATAA